The DNA sequence GGCCCTTCAACTCCACGAAAGTCATGGTGCGACCTCGCTGTCGAGGCTCGCCAGTAGCTCGCTCACGAGCTCTCCGAAATCGGCTCCGGTGAGGTCGAAGTTCGGCTGATCGTCGCTTTCCCCGGGTTCGCAGTAGACGACGGTGGTCGGTGTCCGCCGCGGCCCCTGCACCACGACCGTCGCGGTGAGCTCGGCGTCGATCGGACGGACCGTGTGCACGATCGACGTGTCACACGTGTAGACGTCACCGCTCTGGACGTGCGGCACTCCCCGACGCCTCAGACGGACCTCGCCGTCGGCCGTCAGCGACGCCGGGTCCGCGGGGTCGGCGCCGTAGCGGTACCGGCGGTAAGGCTTGCCACCCTCCGAGGTCTCCGCGAACTCGACCATGTGCATCCCGGTTCCCGCGAGCACGTGAGAGGCGAACTCCCAGCGGTGGCTGTGTGGATTGGATTCGCCGCGCGACGGCATCTCGCTCCGCGGCCAGACGTGGAGGCGGATGCGGAACTCCGGCTCGATACTCGTATGGAGGACGACCTTCGCGAAACCGTTGGGATGCCAGTACGAGCGTTTCGCGATTTCAGCGACCGCCGCGCGGTCGGCGGCCAGGTCTCGGAGCCAGGCCGCGAACGCGCGCCGAGCGCCGCGGATGTGCTCCGCCGCCGCTTCGAGCTGGAGCAGGCTGGGACGGGAGTCGTTGCCGCGCAAGGCCTCCGCGACAAAGCGCGGGAAGGCGTGGTCAGCGGCGACGATGGGAGTCGTGCTCATCGTGCGGGGGGTTTCTCTATTCTGCAGCTGGGGGCGGAAGAAACGGAGGTGCCGCGAAAGCCAGCGCAGCCGCGCGCAAGGCAGTGACGGCATCGAGGGTCATCCAGATGGGGAGATCGCCACTGCCCCAGGCCCACAGGCCGAGACCGGCTTCATATCGTTCCCACAGAGAACTGAGCGCGCGGCTCAGCCGACCCCTGGGTACCTGAGGTGCCTCGGCCAGGGCCTGGATGACCCATGCGGAGGTGAAGTGCTTGATGTTGACCCGTACGTCCTCGCGGCTGCCTGGCTGTGGCAGCGCGAGGTCTTCCATGATTCCGTCGTCCGCGTGGGTGCGCTCAATGAGCCATTGCGTGCCCACCTCAACAGCTTCTCGGACGTCGGTGCGATCTTCTCCGGTGCGCAGGAGGTCCCTCAGTGCCACGACGGCTCGCGCCGTGTGCGCCGTGGACGGTTCCGGCGCCACCAAGCCCGGTTCGTTCTTCTCACCCCACAGCGGGACACCGTGGAAATCGAGACGGGCGGCGAGGAGTTCGTCCGCAAGCCGTCGGGTCAGCGCGGCGCCGGGACCGACCCGCACCGAGGTACGCAGCGCTGTGGCCAGCAGGAAGGGCCGGGTCCGGCTGTAGTCGTCAAGCGAGCTTTCGAGGTGGGCCAGCCCCTCCTCGGCCGAAAGGACGGTGCTGGCCTGGAACAGCGCGTCCACGACCGCCGAGGTGACTTCCGGCCGTTTTCCCTTCGACCGGCCTTGCCAGCCGTAGGCGGAACGCTTGGCGTAGAGGTTGTCCACGACCGTATGTAAGTCGATGTAGGGCTCACCTACCACGACCATGGCACTGATCCCGTAGGCGGTGGCGAGCGTGGTTTGCTCACCGTGCTGCTGGAGGTTGTGCCGCCAGCCGACCGCCTTGCCGTTCTCGTCGCGGATCAGGTGTTCGGCGAGGCCGTGGCCCGCCCGCCGGAAAACGTCGAGCAGGGAGCCGCCCGTCGACAGCGCAGCACCGGTCGAGGAGGCGGGAGAGCGAGCCGCCTCCACCATCTCAGCCAGCGCGTTCGCAGCCCCGAAGTGATCATCGAGCAGCCGGGCGTTCTCGGCCGACGGTAGGTAGCGCCCGGTCTCCCACTGTGTCAGGTTCGCGCGGCTGACCCGCACGATCCGAGCCACGTCCGCCTGCGTCTGCCCGGCGGACTTTCGCAACCGCCGTAACTCGGCGCCTACCTGCCTGACCGTCACCGTTACCACATCAGTACCTATCGGCCGGGGCCCGGTCGACATAGAATGTAGGTAAGCATGCGACACCAGTCTTACCTACCTAAGTAGGTACGACGTAGGAGGTGACAAATTGTGGACACAGAACGCACCTTATCTCATCCCCGTCTGTCCGGCGGACGGGCGCTGCGAGAGTCGCCCGAACGAGTTGTGCATGCAGCTCATCAGTCACCTTCTTGCCGGAAACGAATGCGACTACCACCGAGAGTGTCTGACGGGCCCCTTCGCGCAGGTGGGGGAGATCTGGTCCGGTTGCCCATCTGAGTGCGAGTTCTATACCCCGCGGTGCCGCGATGCAAGACCACTTCCTTACCTACGTTCCGCCAACACAGTCGGTTCGATCCATCGCCGGACCGTCCAAGCGCGACGGTCGGCGACCTTGCAGTCCGTCGGCGGTGGCCTGCTCCCGCGATCGGGCTGCGGTGAGCACCGCAGAAGACAAATAACGATCCACCGCCTGGCTGAACTTCGACGCCTGGCGAGCTGAATCCCGCCGTGTGTGCCAGCTGACACACACGGCGCGGCGACCCGGAGGTTTCCTGGATCCACAGCAGAGGAGGGCTTTCATGGACCCCTACACCACCGCACCGCGCAGCAGCCGCTGGCGTCGGGGCGTCTATGCGGCCGGGATCGTCATCCCCTTCACCGCTTCCCAGCTTTGGGCGCTGCTCGTGCTGCTGCGCCTCGCGCCGCTCGACGGGCTCGTCGGGCAGGCCATCGTGCTGATCGGGCTGGGGTCCGTCGCCGCGATCTGGGCCGGGTGGCGCTGGACCTGGCAGCTTGGCCGGGACAAGGACCGGCAGCCCGCCCCCAAGACCCGGATTCCGACATGACTTCGGCGCCGGTGATCGTCGCGGCCCTCGTGGCCGGGATCGCCGCCGGCCGTCCCTCGCGCCACCTCGGCGGCCTTCTCCGCCGCCGATCGACCGGAAGGAGCTCGGAAATGACCAGCAAGCAGGCCTCGTCGTTCCTCGTCCGCCTCTACCACTGGCGGTGGGAGATCCTCTCCCTCACCCTCCTCCCCTACGGCGTCGTGGTGTTCGCGCTCTGGGCCGGCCCGGTGTGGGCGTCGGTGACGCTGGGCTCCGCGCTCGGCCTGGCCGTGCTGCGCCGCCGCAGCGTGCGGGCCCGCATCCAGGCCGTCCGGCTGCAGCACCGGCTGCGCGCGACGTTCCCGCTGCTGCGCCTGCGCCCGGCGATCCTGTGGAGCCGTCCGCGTGGTGGTGACATCGTGGTGTCACTGTTCGGCCGTGAGGCCTTCGAGCACTTGCACCGCAAGCGCTCCGTCCTCGCGGCCGCGTGCGGGGTACCTGAGGTGTACGTGGACCGCCACCCGCGCTACGCGAGCCTGGTGACGCTGACGATCAGCCCGACCGAGGCCCGGCGCGAGCCGAGCCGGGCGCTGCCGCCGAGCAACGTGGTGCCGCTGCGCGTCCACAGCTGACGCCGTCCGTGCGCTGTGCCCCGCGAGCCGGGCACAGCGCACAGCAACCGCACAGGGCGATCACACGGTCACCAAAGCGGGACCGGCGACCGTGGTCGTCATGACAGCCACCGCCTCCGCTTCACGGCCCGGGACCGTCCCGGTCGACCTGGCCGGCCCGCAGCCGGTTCTCGACGTCGTCATCCCGGTCTACAACGAAGAGGCCGACCTCGAACCGTGCATCCGCCGGCTGCACGCGCACCTGGCCGAACACGTCTCCTACCCCTACCGGATCACCGTCGCCGACAACGCGAGCACCGATGCGACGCTGCCGGTCGCGGAGCGGCTGGCCCGGGAGTTCCCCGAGGTCGAGGTCCACCACCTGGACGAGAAGGGCCGCGGCCGCGCGCTCAACGCCGTCTGGCGGGCCTCGGACGCCGCTGTCCTCGCCTACATGGACGTCGACCTCTCGACCGACCTGGCCGCGCTGGCGCCGCTCGTCGCGCCGCTGCTGTCCGGGCACTCCGATCTCGCCATCGGCAGCAGGCTCGCCCGGGGCGCGCGAGTGGTGCGGGGGCCGAAGCGCGAGTTCATTTCCCGCTGTTACAACCTGATCCTCCGCTCGACGCTCGCCGCGAAGTTCAGCGACGCGCAGTGCGGGTTCAAGGCCATCCGCGCCGACGTCGCGCGGGAACTGCTGCCGCACGTCGAGGACACCGGCTGGTTCTTCGACACCGAGCTGCTCGTGCTCGCGCAACGCGCCGGGCTGCGGATCCACGAGGTGCCCGTCGACTGGGTCGACGATCCCCACTCGTCGGTCAACATCGTCAAGACGGCCACCGCGGACCTCAAGGGCATCGCCCGCGTCACCCGGGCGACGTTCACCGGGGAGATCCCGATCAGCCGGCTGCGCGAGCAGCTCGGCCGGCAGCCGATCGGCGTCGAGGCGCCCGGGGTTCCGCCACGGCTGGTGACGCAGCTCGTGCGGTTCGCCGCGATCGGCGTCAGCAGCACTCTCGCCTACCTCGTGCTGTTCCTGCTGCTGCGCTCGGCCGTCGGCGCGCAACC is a window from the Amycolatopsis sp. NBC_00355 genome containing:
- a CDS encoding helix-turn-helix transcriptional regulator, whose amino-acid sequence is MTVRQVGAELRRLRKSAGQTQADVARIVRVSRANLTQWETGRYLPSAENARLLDDHFGAANALAEMVEAARSPASSTGAALSTGGSLLDVFRRAGHGLAEHLIRDENGKAVGWRHNLQQHGEQTTLATAYGISAMVVVGEPYIDLHTVVDNLYAKRSAYGWQGRSKGKRPEVTSAVVDALFQASTVLSAEEGLAHLESSLDDYSRTRPFLLATALRTSVRVGPGAALTRRLADELLAARLDFHGVPLWGEKNEPGLVAPEPSTAHTARAVVALRDLLRTGEDRTDVREAVEVGTQWLIERTHADDGIMEDLALPQPGSREDVRVNIKHFTSAWVIQALAEAPQVPRGRLSRALSSLWERYEAGLGLWAWGSGDLPIWMTLDAVTALRAAALAFAAPPFLPPPAAE
- a CDS encoding bifunctional glycosyltransferase family 2/GtrA family protein, with protein sequence MTATASASRPGTVPVDLAGPQPVLDVVIPVYNEEADLEPCIRRLHAHLAEHVSYPYRITVADNASTDATLPVAERLAREFPEVEVHHLDEKGRGRALNAVWRASDAAVLAYMDVDLSTDLAALAPLVAPLLSGHSDLAIGSRLARGARVVRGPKREFISRCYNLILRSTLAAKFSDAQCGFKAIRADVARELLPHVEDTGWFFDTELLVLAQRAGLRIHEVPVDWVDDPHSSVNIVKTATADLKGIARVTRATFTGEIPISRLREQLGRQPIGVEAPGVPPRLVTQLVRFAAIGVSSTLAYLVLFLLLRSAVGAQPANFTALLVTAIANTALNRRLTFGIRGRGGAGRHQFEGLIVFGLGLALTSGALALLNGSTTPGLVLEITVLVLANLAATVLRFLLLRGWVFNPRRQAATQKEY